A genomic segment from Phragmites australis chromosome 6, lpPhrAust1.1, whole genome shotgun sequence encodes:
- the LOC133922214 gene encoding uncharacterized protein LOC133922214, whose product MAAAVCCHHRRWPLLLQLGLVLSFLMAAEAWTGEIRGRVVCDVCGDAAIGPEDHALEDAEVAVLCITKSGEVINYQAFTNSKGMYTVAETMPESDRWESCLARPISSFHQHCARRGDAHSGVKFTYNKPSGNAHNVKTFLYKPVNAPLYCS is encoded by the exons ATGGCCGCTGCGGTGTGCTGTCACCATCGCCGGTGGCCGCTCCTCCTTCAGCTGGGCCTCGTCCTATCCTTCCTGATGGCGGCCGAGGCGTGGACGGGGGAGATCCGCGGCCGCGTCGTCTGCGATGTCTGCGGGGACGCTGCCATCGGCCCCGAGGATCATGCCCTCGAAG ATGCCGAGGTAGCTGTTCTCTGCATCACAAAATCTGGCGAGGTTATCAACTACCAGGCCTTCACAAACTCCAAGGGAATGTACACCGTTGCAGAGACGATGCCAGAGAGCGACCGGTGGGAGTCGTGCTTGGCTAGGCCCATCAGTAGCTTCCACCAGCACTGCGCTAGGAGGGGTGACGCTCACTCGGGGGTGAAGTTCACGTACAACAAACCGTCAGGGAATGCGCACAACGTCAAGACTTTCCTCTACAAGCCTGTTAACGCCCCTCTGTACTGTAGTTAA